A region from the Arachis ipaensis cultivar K30076 chromosome B01, Araip1.1, whole genome shotgun sequence genome encodes:
- the LOC107628024 gene encoding protein CROWDED NUCLEI 4 produces the protein MEVSTPLSMATPTNSTKHLSITPGSRVLRSPLSDEEIWKRLKESGFDEESIKQKDKAALVAYIAKLEAEIYDHQHHMGLLIMERRELASKYEQVKTLAESSELMHKHDSAMTKSALTEARQREESLKKTVGVKEACIASLEKALHEMRTECAETKVAAESKIAEAHQLIDEAQKKFTEAEAMMRSAESLQAEANRFTGVAERKLRDVEAREDNLRRQIITFKSDCDEKDKEIILERQSLSERQKVLQQEQERLLQSQTLLNEREDHLFSRSQELDRLQRELEDTKKEFEKELEALHDEKTNLKLMDATLRQREEVLAKRETELNKKEQELVEFQGKLDSRECDEIQKAIAGQEAALKTRKHELETELQMHRKLVQNEIERKRRAWELKEVDLKQREDQILEREHDLDVRSRSLSDKEKELEDLSSTLEEKDKSLRAAEKEFESNKTLLQKEKHEIEQTKQDLQKSLASLEDKGRQVDNAKELFEAMKSETGDLSIFEMKLKEEIDLVRSQKLELLAEADKLKAEKAKFEAEWELLDEKKDELQKEAEFVAEERKAVSTFIKNERDKLREEKENMRNQYSQDLASLASERERFLNKMALEHSEWFTKMQQERADFLRDIEMQKRELNNLIEKRREEVESYLKEREMAFEEEKNRELQYINVLKEKAVKELEQVSFEMERLQNERAEINLDRDQRNKEWAELTNCIKELEAQRDKLQKQRELLHADRIEISAHMEELKKLEDLKVVSEDIAVVKLLNSDMESNRQKISARKNLKQMILQQNVDKTRNELVTSLVKKSPASPGPILSLIKACTQRFSRTSDKSIMANEGTHLISGTSNGNVSSGQRHVENDNPPRKSSRSQQTGFSFGEPKVIVEVPSRVEDASRASAIESETKDVNGKAALFSDERLVARRKRGSSNMNNKAGDSFVGLGQNKRPRAEETTIKSPSDCVSTQSVGTSSNQTQGTTEETRVVMVDKVIHVSQVASEKVDVLINPNEEPGDNLQNPRADQFNHDEIIDQSNSKTIQEDILLHDSSALGNME, from the exons ATGGAGGTTTCGACGCCTCTGTCAATGGCTACTCCCACTAATTCTACCAAGCACTTATCCATAACGCCGGGTTCTAGGGTTTTGAGAAGCCCTCTCAGTGATGAAGAGATTTGGAAACGTCTCAAGGAATCTGGATTTGATGAGGAATCGATTAAGCAGAAAGACAAAGCTGCCCTTGTTGCTTACATCGCCAAGCTCGAAGCTGAG ATATATGATCACCAGCATCACATGGGCCTTCTCATAATGGAGAGAAGGGAATTGGCTTCCAAGTATGAGCAAGTTAAGACCTTGGCTGAGTCTTCTGAGTTAATGCATAAACATGATTCAGCCATGACTAAATCTGCTTTAACTGAAGCAAGACAACGCGAAGAAAgtttgaagaagacagtaggTGTCAAAGAAGCATGCATAGCAAGT CTTGAGAAGGCGTTACATGAGATGCGTACTGAATGTGCTGAAACCAAGGTTGCAGCTGAGAGTAAAATTGCGGAAGCACACCAGTTGATAGATGAAGCTCAGAAAAAATTTACGGAGGCTGAGGCGATGATGCGTTCGGCTGAGTCTTTGCAAGCAGAGGCTAACCGATTTACTGGTGTTGCAGAAAGGAAGCTTCGTGATGTTGAAGCACGGGAAGATAACCTAAGGCGGCAAATCATTACTTTCAAGTCAGA TTGTGATGAAAAGGACAAGGAGATCATACTTGAGAGGCAATCCCTTTCTGAAAGGCAGAAGGTTTTACAGCAAGAACAGGAAAGGCTACTTCAATCACAAACGTTGCTCAATGAGAGAGAGGATCACCTTTTTAGTAGGTCTCAGGAACTAGATCGTCTTCAAAGAGAATTAGAGGATACAAAAAAGGAGTTTGAGAAGGAACTTGAAGCCCTTCATGATGAGAAAACCAATCTAAAACTGATGGATGCCACTCTAAGACAAAGAGAAGAG GTACTTGCTAAACGGGAAACCGAGCTGAACAAGAAAGAGCAAGAGTTGGTTGAATTTCAAGGAAAACTTGATAGTAGAGAATGT GATGAAATTCAGAAAGCTATAGCTGGTCAGGAAGCTgcattgaaaacaagaaaacatgaGTTGGAAACTGAGCTACAAATGCACCGGAAATTGGTTCAAAATGAAATCGAGAGGAAGAGAAGAGCTTGGGAATTGAAGGAGGTTGATCTTAAACAAAGGGAGGACCAAATCTTGGAAAGGGAGCATGATTTGGATGTTCGGTCAAGGTCACTGAGTGATAAGGAGAAGGAACTGGAAGATCTGTCAAGTACTCTTGAAGAAAAAGATAAAAGCTTGAGAGCTGCTGAGAAGgaatttgaatcaaataaaaCCCTTTTGCAAAAGGAGAAACATGAAATTGAACAAACAAAACAAGATCTGCAGAAGTCTTTGGCATCTTTGGAGGATAAAGGAAGACAAGTTGATAATGCAAAGGAGTTATTTGAGGCCATGAAAAGTGAAACAGGTGACCTGTCAATTTTTGAAATGAAACTGAAGGAAGAGATTGACCTTGTAAGATCCCAGAAATTGGAGCTTTTGGCCGAAGCAGATAAGCTTAAAGCTGAGAAGGCAAAGTTTGAAGCTGAGTGGGAGCTTCTTGATGAAAAGAAAGACGAGTTGCAGAAGGAAGCCGAATTTGTTGCAGAGGAGAGGAAGGCTGTTTCCACTTTCATTAAGAATGAGCGTGACAAgctaagagaagaaaaagaaaatatgcgGAATCAGTACTCCCAGGACTTGGCATCACTTGCAAGTGAGCGGGAAAGATTCTTGAACAAGATGGCACTTGAACATTCTGAGTGGTTTACCAAGATGCAGCAGGAGCGAGCAGATTTTTTGCGGGACATTGAGATGCAAAAGAGGGAGCTGAATAACCTAATTGAGAAGAGGCGCGAAGAAGTGGAAAGTTATTTGAAAGAAAGAGAAATGGCTTTTGAGGAAGAAAAGAATAGGGAACTCCAATATATTAATGTTCTTAAGGAAAAAGCTGTAAAAGAGTTGGAACAGGTTTCCTTTGAGATGGAAAGGCTTCAGAATGAGCGTGCAGAGATAAATCTGGATCGAGACCAGAGAAACAAGGAATGGGCTGAGTTAACTAACTGCATTAAGGAACTAGAGGCTCAAAGGGATAAGCTCCAGAAGCAGAGAGAATTGTTGCATGCTGATAGGATTGAAATCAGTGCTCATATGGAAGAATTGAAGAAGCTAGAGGATTTGAAAGTTGTCTCCGAAGACATTGCTGTTGTTAAATTGCTTAATTCCGACATGGAATCTAACCGGCAGAAAATATCTGCAAGGAAAAACTTGAAGCAGATGATTCTTCAGCAGAATGTTGATAAGACCAGAAATGAATTAGTTACTTCACTTGTGAAGAAATCACCTGCTTCTCCTGGCCCTATTCTCTCGTTGATTAAAGCCTGCACACAAAGGTTTTCCAGAACTTCAGACAAGTCCATTATGGCAAATGAGGGTACGCACCTCATATCTGGTACCAGTAATGGTAATGTTAGCAGCGGACAGCGGCATGTTGAAAATGACAACCCACCTCGTAAATCTAGCCGTAGCCAACAAACAGGATTTTCTTTTGGAGAACCAAAAGTAATAGTCGAAGTTCCTTCTCGGGTTGAAGATGCCAGCAGAGCAAGTGCCATTGAATCTGAAACTAAAGATGTGAATGGAAAAGCTGCTTTATTTTCAGATGAGCGTCTTGTTGCACGTCGGAAAAGGGGAAGTTCCAACATGAACAATAAAGCTGGTGATTCGTTTGTAGGTCTGGGACAGAATAAGAGACCAAGAGCAGAAGAGACGACAATCAAAAGTCCTTCTGACTG TGTCTCGACCCAGTCTGTGGGTACATCATCAAATCAAACCCAAGGGACCACTGAAGAAACTCGTGTGGTAATGGTAGATAAGGTCATTCATGTGTCACAAGTGGCTTCTGAGAAAGTCGATGTTCTGATCAACCCTAATGAGGAGCCTGGGGATAATTTGCAGAATCCCAGAGCAGATCAATTTAATCATGACGAAATAATTGATCAATCAAATTCCAAAACTATACAAGAAGATATTTTACTTCATGATTCCAGTGCATTGGGAAATATGGAATAA